A region from the Desulfomarina profundi genome encodes:
- a CDS encoding YkgJ family cysteine cluster protein — translation MSIYREICRFIKRNKTFSLLGFLRFVRLKLTGKTVLVTGHCTNCGQCCQSISLEHTDGWLRDEMKFDGIVTEYPEYKRFEITGKDGQGFLLFRCTWLTEEGLCRDHEKRLPLCRSFPEKSLFFCGGTLPDGCGYSLAEVIPFERELKKAMEKGKTDEKNSRP, via the coding sequence ATGTCTATTTATCGTGAAATATGCCGATTTATCAAGAGAAATAAAACTTTTTCCCTTCTTGGATTCCTTCGGTTTGTTCGACTTAAACTGACAGGCAAAACAGTACTGGTAACCGGCCACTGCACGAACTGCGGGCAATGTTGTCAGTCAATCAGTCTGGAACACACTGACGGCTGGTTACGGGATGAAATGAAATTTGACGGAATTGTGACAGAGTACCCAGAATATAAACGATTTGAAATAACAGGAAAGGATGGACAGGGTTTTCTTCTTTTTCGTTGTACATGGCTGACGGAAGAAGGGCTCTGCAGAGATCATGAAAAACGTCTGCCGCTCTGCAGGAGTTTTCCGGAAAAATCATTGTTTTTCTGTGGGGGAACCTTGCCTGATGGTTGCGGGTACTCTCTTGCGGAAGTCATACCATTTGAAAGGGAGTTGAAAAAGGCGATGGAAAAGGGAAAAACTGATGAAAAAAATTCTCGTCCTTGA